Part of the Geodermatophilus obscurus DSM 43160 genome is shown below.
GCCGCCCCACTCGGCCTCGAGGAGGCGGGGACTCCGGAGGCCGCCCGCCTGGGGCTGCAGTACACGATCTTCCACTGGGGCCTGCACCCCTGGGCGATGTACGCCGTCATGGCGATGGCCCTGGCCTACGGCGTCTTCCGCAAGGGGCGGCCGAGCCTGGTCAGCTCCGCGGTCGTCCCGCTGGTCGCCGAGCACCGCACCGGCGTCCGCCGCGCCGTTGACATCCTCGCCATCTTCACCACCGTGTTCGGCGCGGCGACCTCGCTCGGCCTCGGCGCGCTCCAGGTCAACAGCGGTCTGGCGGCCAACTACGGCGTTCCGCGGAACAACGGCGTGGCCGTGGCCATCATCGCCGGCCTCGCGCTGCTCTACGTCCTGTCCGCGGTCAGTGGCGTGCACAAGGGCATCAAGCTGATCAGCAACACCAACGTGGTGCTGGCCGCCCTGCTGGTGGCCTTCGTCTTCGTGCTGGGCCCCACCACGCACCTGTTCAACACCATCACCGACGCCACCGGGGACTACCTGGCCGCTCTTCCCGCCATGAGTCTGGCCTCGGGCGCCTGGGGCGGTCAGGAGTGGCTGGCCGGCTGGACGTTGTTCTACTGGGCGTGGTGGATGTCCTGGACGCCGTTCGTGGGGACGTTCATCGCGCGCATCTCTCGCGGCCGCACGATCCGGCAGTTCGTCACCTTCGTGATCATCATTCCGACCATGGTCAGCATCGTGTGGTTCGGCGTCCTGGGCGGCACCGCCACCCACCTGGAGCTCACCGGCCAGGCCGAGCTCAGCCAGGCCCTGACCGACCAAGGCACCGAGGGAGCACTGTTCGCCCTGCTCGGCGAGTTCCCGCTCGTCACACTCACCGTGCTGCTCGTGATGGTGCTCATCACGCTGTTCTTCGTCAGCAGCGCCGACTCCGCGTCCATGGTCCTCGGCATGCTGTCGCAGCGGGGCACGACCTCGCCCGCCCGCGCGGTAGTCATCCTCTGGGGCGTGTCCATCGCGGCCGTCGCCGCAGCACTCACCCTCGCCGGTGGGCTCGAGGTCATCCAGTCGGCCACCATCCTGGTGGCGATGCCCTTCGTGGTGGTGCTCATCGCCATCTGCATCAACCTGGTTCGCGAGCTGCGCCGGGAGCCCTACACCTCGACGCTCGACCCCCAGGTTCGGCGGGCCGTCATCGCCCACCTCCACGAGATCCCGCACCCGAACGGATCACCGCCCACCTCACCCGGAGTCCCGGTGCTCACCGACGCCGACCGTGAGCCGGCCGGCCACCAGTAGGGCAGCGGCGAACTCTCACCACTCAGGGCGTCCGGCTCGACCGGACGCCCTGAGTGGTACTGCGACGACCTCCTGGCGCCACGTCGGTGCGGGATCGGACAGCGAGGGCGGGGGGACGGGCGCCAGGGGGTGGAGCAAGCCCCGATCGTCCCGTGCAGATCACCCTGCCGCTGCTCGAGGTGTTCGTGCGCGGCGGAGCGATCAAGTCGAGCTGGTACGGCGGCTGCCTGTCCTCCCGGGGCTTCCCGATGCTGGTCGACCTCTACCGGCAGGGCCGAGGCCCTCGGCCTCGATGACCTCGAGAAGGCCTTCGACGACCTGCGCCGGTGCAAGGTGCTGCGCTCGGTCGTGATGTTGGACGAGTGAGCGGCCTTGTGAGCTCACTGGTGAGAACGGCAGCGCCGCTCGCGGGCCGACGAGCACCCCCGGCGAGGTGGACGCATGACCGCCCGAATCGACAAGATCGTGGTCTCCGGTGTCTTCAGCCTCGACGGCCAGGACGTCGACGTCGACGACAACGTCTGGCTGGTCGGCAACTCCCTGCTGGTCAGCGGGACGGGAGGGCACCGTCCTGGTTGACCCGTCCCTCGAGGTCGGCCGGCGCGGTGGGCCGCACGCGACGTCGAGCTCATCGCCGTCACCCATGCACACGAGGACCACGTCGCGGGGCTCCACCTGTTCCCGGAGGTGCCGGTCGTCGCCCACCCCGCGGAGGCGCGGCCGTCCGCGACCCCGAGACGCTGCTCGCGGGGTTCGGCATGGCGGCCGCCGACGCCGATGACTACCGCCGGCAGCTCGACGAGACCTTCCACCTGACCGGTCACGAGCGGGTGGACACTGTCGACGAGGGCGCGGTGCTCGACCTCGGGCGGCGCATAGTGACCGTGAAGACCCTCACCACGGAGACCTCGTGGACGGCACCCTACCGGCCGGTGCCCGCCATGACCTGACCGACGAGTAGTGGGCGATCCTCGCCTCGGTGCTGGAGTCGCTGCTGCGGTCGGCAAGAAGTCAGGTAGACCCGGCGCTGGACGTTGCGGCAGTTGATCGACGGCATCCGGTTCCGCACCCGGACCGGTTGTCCGTGGCGGGACGTGCCCGAGCGCTACGGCACCTGGCAGTCGGTCTACGGGCTGTTCCGCGCCTGGCAGCTGGCCGGCCGGTGGGCGGCGATCCTCACCGACCTGCAGGCGATCAGTGCCGAGGCCGGACTGATCGAGGGGGTGGTGTCAGTGGACTCCACGATCAACCGGGCCCACCAGCACGCCGCCGGCGCCCGCCGCCATCCCGAGACCCAGGTCGAGCCGCCGATCGGGGAGCCGGCCAACCACGCACTCGGCCGCTCCCGCGGCGGGCTGACGACGAAGGTGCACCCGGCCAGCGAGCAGGGCCGCAAGACGCTGGCCACCACGCTCACGGCAGGGCAGGCCGCCGACAGCCCGCAGTTCACCGCCGTGCTCGGCCGGATCCGGGTACCGCGGCGGTCCGGGCCGAGCCGGCCGCGCACCGCCCGGACCGGGTGCTGGGCGACAAGGCCTACTCGTCCCGGGGCAACCGGGCCTATCTACGCCGGCGCGGCATCCCGGCGACCATCCCGATCAAGGCCGATCAGCAGGCCCACCGGTGGCAGAGGGATCGGCCGACGGGCGCCCGCCGACGTTCGACTCCGCCCAGTACCGCCAGCGGCACGCGGTCGAGTGCGGCATCAACCGGCACAAGCAGCACCGCGGCTTCGCCACCCGCTACGACAAGCTCGCCGTCCGATACGACGCCACCGTGGAGATCACCAACATCAACATCTGGCTGCGGGACCTATCAAACAGGGCCTAGTTGCCGTCAACGGTGACACCCTGCACGTCCGCACCGAACTCCGCGCCGTGCCGACGAAGAATTGCGCGGCGTAGCCGTCGGCAAACTCCGGGAGCACCTCGGTGAGCTCGGGGTGAATCGTCGCGCAGTGGTAGCACTCCATGAAGTTCTCGACGATGAACTCCCAGTTGGCCTGCACCGGGCGCCACCTCGACCATCACCGACGACAGCGCCCCCGCCGGGTCAGCGGGTCTGGCCGAAGAAGCCCAGCCTCCTGCTCAGCTCCTCAGCGCCCGACAGCACCCGCCGGGCCAGCCTCGGGAAGTCCTCCGAGTCGATGCGGAAGGACGGCCCCGAGACGCTGAGGGCCGCGAACACGTCCCCATCCGCACCCCGGACGGGCGCGGCGAGGGCATTGAGCCCCACCTCGTACTCCTCGGCGGTGGCGGCCCAGCCCTGGTCGACGATCAGGTCGAGGTGTTGTCGCAGCACCTCGGGATCGCTGATCGTCGCGGGGGTGTAGCGCGGCAGCTCCCGGGACAGCACGTCCTTGCGGACCGCATCGGAGGCGTAGGCCAGCAGCACCTTGCCGCTGGAGGTGGCGTGCAGCGGGGTGCCCTGCCCCACCCAGTTGTGCGTGCTCAGCGCCGCCGGCCCGCGGGCCTGGCTGACGTTCACCGCACGGTCGCCGTCCAGGATGGCGATGTTGACCGTCTCCTGGAGGTCGGCGGCCAGCGCCTCGCAGATCGGCCGCCCCTCCCGGGCGATGTCCAACTGCGCCGCGGCCGCGCCGGCCAAGCGCACGACACCGAAGCCCAGCCGGTACTTGCCCCGATCGGCCAGCTGCTCGACGAAGCCCCGGCTCTCCAGCGCCGCCACCAACCGGAAGGCCGTGGACTTGTGCACCCCCAGCTCGGCGGCCACCTCCGTGACGCCGGCCTCACCGCACGCCGCCAGGATCTCCAGCACGCTCAGCGCACGGTCGACCGACTGGACCGCTACGACCGAGCCCCGCGCTGCGCTCTCACCCTGCGGACCACTCATGACCACAGCGTAGGTGGCGGACGGCAGGGTGCCCCGCGCCTCTTCACGCGGCAGGGAGCCGGAACCATGCTGTTGCGTCATCGGCAAAAGTCGCGAGTCTGGCAACGATGACGACCCCGGAGCGTTCATGCTCCCGGTCTGTCCCACGACCGCGCTGCCGCCCGGCGAGGCGACCCGAGTCGAGGCCGACGAGCCCATCGCCGTCTTCAACGTCGACGTCGCGGTCTACACCATCGACGACACGTGCACCCACCAGGACGCCTCGCTGGCCGACGGCTGGCTGGACGGCTGCGCCGTGGAGTGCCCGCTGCACGCCTCCTGCTTTGACCTGCGCACCGGGAAGGTCTCCGGCCCGCCCGCCAAGACACCCGTCCGCACCACCGGGTCGTCGGGTGGGACGGCATGGTCTACGTGCAGCCCGCGGCCGCCGCGGACGGTGCCGCATGAGCCCGACGATCGCCGTGGTCGGGGTCTCCCTGGCCGGCCTCCCGCGGTCGGTCTGGACCACTTCGACCGCACGGTGCTCCTCCACGACGGCACCGAGGTCCGGGCTGGTCGACGCCCGCCGCCAGTTGCGCGCGGCCGTACTGACGCAGTCGTGACCGCCGACCGGGCCTGACCGCCCGCGGCGGGACCGCGCGGCGCCCGGGTCACCCGCCTCTGCGGTGGTCCACCGGCAGCGGTCGCCCAGGGGAGGTCGGCCGCTCCCCCGCGCCGCCGGGCACGAGCACGCGGCCGGCCGGCGCCCGAGCCCCCCGGTCCACGCCCCGTGAGCGCCCACGCCCGAGCCGGCCCGGACGTCCGGCGCGCAGGCGGTGTGGCGCCGCCCCTGAGTGCACGGGCTGGCCTGGCGGCACGCCGGGACCCGCCGGTGCGCGGGGAGCTCGCGTCGTCCGGACTGCGGACGTCTCAGGAGTGCAACGGCAGGGGCCGGGTCCGCACGGCGTCGCCGACCGGGTCGGGCCTCAGCTGGCTCGCTCCGCACAGCCGGACCGCTGCCCGGTCACCGTCCCCGCAGGGCCACGACCCCGCCCGTCGCGCCGGTGCCCCGTCGGGACGGCCGACCGCGCCGGCCCCCGACTCGCACACCGCGCTGCGCCGCGACCGGGCCGCGCCGGCCTACCGGGCCCGGTGTGTGAACAGCCCCCGACACGGCAGAGCCTCCCGGCACCGGGAGCCGCAGACAGCAGCTCCGGTGCCGGGAGGCTCCTCCCGCCGGCCGGCCCCCTGCAGGTCCCGCCGCGAGCCGCGCGAGCGGGGGCAGGGGGGGTCCGCTCAGTCGCGCGGGTCCAACGGACGACCGATGACCTCCGCCCGGGGCTGGGCGGGTGCAGGGACGGCCGCGGTCCCCTCCGGCGCCACGAAGTTGCCGTTGGGGCTGCTGGACGACGGCTGGGCACCCGCCTCCGGGGACAGCCGCTCCGGCGTGGCCACGGCGTTGGGTGCCGCCGGGATCGGGGTCTTCTCCACGACGAGGACGAAGTCGTCGCCGTGGCGGGTGATGCCGTCGACGACGGCCTGCTCGATCGCCAGGGCGGCGTAGTTGCCGCGCAGGACGAGCGGGTCGCGGCGCAGGTCCTTGACCAGGCTCACGGCCATCGCCGTCATCACCAGGGCGAAGGGCAGTGCCGCGATGATCGTCAAGTTCTGCAGCCCCGTCAGGGCCGCACCCTCCTCGCCGAGGAGCAGCATGATCGCTGCGACCGAGCCCATCACGACGCCCCAGAAGACGACGACCCAACGGCTGGGCTCCAGGGTGCCGCGCTGCGAGAGCGACCCCATGACGATCGAGGCCGCGTCCGCACCGGACACGAAGAAGATCGCCACGAGGATCATCACGAGCACGGTCGCGGCGGTGGCCAGGGGGTACTGCCCCAGGACGGCGAACAGCTGCCCCTCCGTGGTGCCCTGACCGGCTACGTCCGCACCGTCGCGCTGGGCGGCGATCCCGGCGCCGCCGAAGATGGCGAACCACAGCAGGCTGACCAGGCTGGGCACCAGGAGCACACCCGTGACGAACTGGCGGATGGTGCGGCCGCGGCTGATCCGGGCGATGAACAGGCCGACGAACGGCGTCCAGCTGATCCACCAGGCCCAGTAGAAGACCGTCCAGCCGCGCAGCCAGGTGGCCATCGGGTCACCGCCGGTGGCCTCCGTGCGCGCCGCCATGTTGCCGAGGTCGGAGAAGTAGCTGCCGACCGCGTCGGGGATCAGGTTGAGGATGAAGATCGTCGGGCCGAGGACGAAGACGAACACCGCCAGCAGCAGGGCCAGGACCATGTTGGTGTTGGCCAGCCACTGAATTCCGCGCTCGATCCCGGAGACGGCCGAGGCGACGAAGGCGGCGGTCAGGATCGCGATGATGGCGACCAGGACGCCGTTGCCGACGTCTCCTGCCCAGCCGAGGATCTCGACCCCGCTGCCGATCTGCAGCGCACCCAGGCCGAGGGATGCCGCCGACCCGAACAGCGTCGCGAAGATGGCCAGCACGTCGATGACCCGTCCGGCCGGGCCGGCGGCCCGCCGCTCGCCGAGCAGGGGGACGAAGACGGAGCTGATCAGCTGGCGGCGCCCCCGCCGGAAGGTGCCATAGGCGATCGCCAGCCCGACGACGGCGTACATCGCCCACGGGTGCAGCGTCCAGTGGAACAGCGTGGTCGCCATCGCCGTCTCGATGGCCTGGGACGACTCGGCGTCGACCGTCAGCGGCGGTGGGGAGGCGTAGTGCGACAGCGGCTCGGCGACCCCGTAGAACATCAGCCCGATGCCCATACCGGCGCTGAACATCATTGCGATCCACGAGACGGTGCGGAACTCCGGCCGCTCGTCGTCCCGACCCAGCGGAATGCGCCCGTACTTGCCGGCCGCCAGCCAGATGA
Proteins encoded:
- a CDS encoding bifunctional 3-phenylpropionate/cinnamic acid dioxygenase ferredoxin subunit; translation: MLPVCPTTALPPGEATRVEADEPIAVFNVDVAVYTIDDTCTHQDASLADGWLDGCAVECPLHASCFDLRTGKVSGPPAKTPVRTTGSSGGTAWSTCSPRPPRTVPHEPDDRRGRGLPGRPPAVGLDHFDRTVLLHDGTEVRAGRRPPPVARGRTDAVVTADRA
- a CDS encoding IclR family transcriptional regulator, coding for MSGPQGESAARGSVVAVQSVDRALSVLEILAACGEAGVTEVAAELGVHKSTAFRLVAALESRGFVEQLADRGKYRLGFGVVRLAGAAAAQLDIAREGRPICEALAADLQETVNIAILDGDRAVNVSQARGPAALSTHNWVGQGTPLHATSSGKVLLAYASDAVRKDVLSRELPRYTPATISDPEVLRQHLDLIVDQGWAATAEEYEVGLNALAAPVRGADGDVFAALSVSGPSFRIDSEDFPRLARRVLSGAEELSRRLGFFGQTR
- a CDS encoding BCCT family transporter, encoding MVFGVSLALVLAFALWGVLASDSLSSAVSTAFSTVITNAGWVFVLTSSGFVALAAFLALSRYGRIRLGRDDERPEFSTGSWISMLFAAGMGIGLLFWGVAEPLSHLAAAPLGLEEAGTPEAARLGLQYTIFHWGLHPWAMYAVMAMALAYGVFRKGRPSLVSSAVVPLVAEHRTGVRRAVDILAIFTTVFGAATSLGLGALQVNSGLAANYGVPRNNGVAVAIIAGLALLYVLSAVSGVHKGIKLISNTNVVLAALLVAFVFVLGPTTHLFNTITDATGDYLAALPAMSLASGAWGGQEWLAGWTLFYWAWWMSWTPFVGTFIARISRGRTIRQFVTFVIIIPTMVSIVWFGVLGGTATHLELTGQAELSQALTDQGTEGALFALLGEFPLVTLTVLLVMVLITLFFVSSADSASMVLGMLSQRGTTSPARAVVILWGVSIAAVAAALTLAGGLEVIQSATILVAMPFVVVLIAICINLVRELRREPYTSTLDPQVRRAVIAHLHEIPHPNGSPPTSPGVPVLTDADREPAGHQ
- a CDS encoding transposase — its product is MAEGSADGRPPTFDSAQYRQRHAVECGINRHKQHRGFATRYDKLAVRYDATVEITNINIWLRDLSNRA
- a CDS encoding BCCT family transporter — protein: MTVTGTHPAIAEPPPCVADRHWAVDRVLFAVAAVMALGFVLWGFATPTGLGAVSSSILGWVTGNLGWLFVLLASTLVVFVIWLAAGKYGRIPLGRDDERPEFRTVSWIAMMFSAGMGIGLMFYGVAEPLSHYASPPPLTVDAESSQAIETAMATTLFHWTLHPWAMYAVVGLAIAYGTFRRGRRQLISSVFVPLLGERRAAGPAGRVIDVLAIFATLFGSAASLGLGALQIGSGVEILGWAGDVGNGVLVAIIAILTAAFVASAVSGIERGIQWLANTNMVLALLLAVFVFVLGPTIFILNLIPDAVGSYFSDLGNMAARTEATGGDPMATWLRGWTVFYWAWWISWTPFVGLFIARISRGRTIRQFVTGVLLVPSLVSLLWFAIFGGAGIAAQRDGADVAGQGTTEGQLFAVLGQYPLATAATVLVMILVAIFFVSGADAASIVMGSLSQRGTLEPSRWVVVFWGVVMGSVAAIMLLLGEEGAALTGLQNLTIIAALPFALVMTAMAVSLVKDLRRDPLVLRGNYAALAIEQAVVDGITRHGDDFVLVVEKTPIPAAPNAVATPERLSPEAGAQPSSSSPNGNFVAPEGTAAVPAPAQPRAEVIGRPLDPRD